A genome region from Chelonia mydas isolate rCheMyd1 chromosome 12, rCheMyd1.pri.v2, whole genome shotgun sequence includes the following:
- the TMEM30B gene encoding cell cycle control protein 50B — protein MAAAAASPCAEPAGRNKPDNTAFTQQRLPAWQPLLSAGTALPLFFCVGLACLALGLGLHFSSGSIRELELDYTGAPGSGHSCSRCANASRAAGAGACTCSLRFELPERFPGPVCLYYQLSNYYQNHRRYSVSRDDRQLSGDAAGLRSPATECSPFQTDPRGVPIAPCGAIANSRFNDTFALYHLANGTFHRVPLDNRGISWWTDSNIKFSNPALVNGTLEATFKGTAKPPNWPQAAYLLDSNPNNTGFINEDFIVWMRIAALPTFRKLYRRVREGNFSSGLPQGTYCLNITYNYPVLSFQGTKKVIFSTVSWMGGKNPFLGIVYLVFGSACILTGFVMLAVHIKFQQQNQMDVE, from the coding sequence atggccgccgccgccgcctcgccCTGCGCGGAGCCGGCCGGCCGCAACAAGCCGGACAACACGGCCTTCACGCAGCAGCGCCTGCCGGCCTGGCAGCCGCTGCTGTCGGCGGGCACCGCGCTGCCGCTCTTCTTCTGCGTGGGCCTGGCCTGcctggcgctggggctggggctgcacttCTCCTCGGGCAGCATCCGCGAGCTGGAGCTCGACTACACCGGGGCGCCGGGCAGCGGCCACAGCTGCTCCCGCTGCGCCAACGCCAGCCgggcggccggggccggggcctgcACCTGCTCGCTGCGCTTCGAGCTGCCCGAGCGCTTCCCGGGGCCCGTGTGCCTCTACTACCAGCTCTCCAACTACTACCAGAACCACCGGCGCTACAGCGTCTCCCGCGACGACCGGCAGCTCAGCGGGGACGCCGCGGGGCTCCGGAGCCCCGCCACGGAGTGCAGCCCCTTCCAAACGGACCCCCGGGGCGTCCCCATCGCCCCCTGCGGGGCCATCGCCAACAGCCGCTTCAACGACACCTTCGCCCTCTACCACCTGGCCAACGGCACCTTCCACCGCGTGCCCCTGGACAACCGAGGCATCTCCTGGTGGACCGACTCCAACATCAAGTTCAGCAACCCCGCCCTCGTCAATGGCACCCTGGAGGCCACCTTCAAGGGCACAGCCAAGCCCCCCAACTGGCCCCAAGCTGCCTACCTGCTGGACTCCAACCCCAACAACACCGGCTTCATCAACGAGGACTTCATCGTGTGGATGCGCATCGCTGCCCTGCCTACCTTCCGCAAGCTCTACCGCCGCGTGCGTGAGGGCAACTTCTCCTCTGGCCTGCCCCAGGGCACCTACTGCCTCAACATCACCTACAACTACCCTGTCCTCTCCTTCCAGGGCACCAAGAAGGTCATCTTCAGCACTGTTTCCTGGATGGGGGGCAAGAACCCCTTCCTGGGCATTGTCTACCTGGTCTTTGGCTCCGCCTGCATCCTCACTGGCTTTGTCATGCTGGCTGTGCATATCAAGTTCCAGCAACAAAACCAGATGGATGTAGAATAG